The DNA segment GTCTTTTGTATATGTTATTATCAATTCTCTATTACTTTGTGTGCCGTACTTGTGGCCAAGTAGGCATCTACTTACCTTGCACACCATTTATCCCCCAGAATACATGAGTTGTACGTCTGGACTCTTGATTGATAAGTCAGtacttgttttatttaaatgactACTTTTGAATAACTAATTGCTTTTAATGCAGACTCCAGGAAGAGAGTTCTTACTCCGAGTTTCCTATCTAGAAATATATAATGAGGTAAAAATGGAACAAACTGTGTTCACACATCCCACCTTCTGTGCTCTGAACACGTTTAAAATAGTTCATCATTAAATGCATCACTTTAGGCCTTAtctcaattatattttctatgaTCTGCATTTTGAGATACTGATTATCACGTTACATGTTATACTGTCTgatatatttcttctttttcttttttgttttaatagacGTTTTCCTGTTTCTACTTCTGTCAGGTGATAAATGATTTGCTCGACCCTACTGGCCAAAATTTACGTGTTAGAGAAGATGCACAGGTTTCTtacttatttttagttaattgaaattaaaattatttatattagttcTTACCAGATTTTAAAATGAACTCTTTTCTACACTGTTGTCAATTCTCTTTCAATAGGCAAACGGATATTTGTAGTTGTCTTTGAAAGGTGGCATGGCATGTATAAGAACTTTATTTTAGAAGCTTTTTTGGTATAGCTAACATTCCTGTTAAAATTTCCACCGAGATAATTCAAGGACACCATCTGTTATTGGAAGAACATATAGAAATTTCTTTACTTTGAACTTCTCAAAcaaaattcttgttttcttaagGCTAGTTGTAGTCGTGACCAGGGATTTATGTTCGCATNTATTTCAGGGAACTTATGTGGAGGGTATAAAGGAAGAAGTTGTTTTGTCACCTGGACATGCCCTTTCCTTTATTGCTGCTGGGGAAGGTTAAAGTTGCCtgtgtttttaataataaagcTCTCATGGTTAATTGTTGGTTACTTGGTTAAATGTTACTTTATTAACGAGGATGTTATATAATGGCAGAGCATCGTCATGTTggatcaaataattttaatcttttcagCAGCCGAAGTCACACAATTTTTACACTTGTAAGCATTCTTGGAATTACAGTATCGAAATTTTGTGTTGTAGCAACATGTGTACACGGAGTCTTATTTCCAAAGGATTTTTAATGGCTAAGGGACTCAAATTATGCTTACATACTGAATTTATCACGTGCTggttaaatgtttaatttttcctCAGCTAATGTATTTGGATTCCTGGACCTTGGTAAGccattttttgtttcaattctaATCTGCATTGTTATTGCTATCCAATTCATTTGCAGATGATTGAAAGCAGTGCCCACGGTGAAGATTATGATGGAGTGGTCTTCTCTCAGCTTGTATGTGAACATTATTAAGAAATTTTCAGATAACATGCACACATACATTGCctactattcttatttttgtacTTGCATTCTTCGATTAGAACTTGATCGATCTTGCGGGATCCGAGAGCTCAAAAACTGAAACTACTGgattaagaagaaaagaaggatcTTACATAAACAAAAGTCTTCTGACACTTGGAACAGTAGGTGTCTTTCATTTCCTATATTTGTTGTCTATTATGAatgttatgattttctttttgggAGACCTGATCACTAGTTAGATAATTTACTGTTTCTCTTTTTGCCGAAGATCACAAATTCCGCCTCCTGAAAGCCTTGATTTTATGGTTTCAATTTAAAGGTTATTGGAAAATTAAGTGAAGGGAAAGCATCTCATGTTCCATATCGTGACTCAAAGCTTACTCGCCTCCTGCAGTCTTCGCTTAGTGGGCATGGCCATGTTTCGGTGAGTTTGGGATTCTACTAcacttttaatgataaaaaatcttTATCTGTTTTTGGTGTCCCTTTTAATTTACACAGTTGTTGAGACATCTTGGACCTAAAAAATCAGTCTTAAAGTGGTTGTTAATTTGAATACGAATAATAAATTTCCATTATAACCATTTTTTTGTACATTCAACATATTCTAAGGATAGAGGAATACATTATTGAGTGTTCTATTTCAATAGACCATAAATATTACAGTCTTACAATTTGCAATTTATATCAAATGATGAATCGCAGCATTTAGAATCATTTGATAGCTGGATGGATTGGTGTAATTCTGCACCATCAATGTGATATGCTCGATTCTGCAACttagttatttctttttctttaccttACCTCACCAATGAAATGAAGAAGTTAAACTTTAAATTGTAAAGAGGAACTGAGGAAACCCTACTGAAATGCTTTCTAGTTTATCAGTTTCATCCTCTATTTTTATTCCTTTGAAATAGTTTTCAGACATTACTTACTCATTCTATTACCATACACTAAATTTGGCTGTCTAATTGCTGTTGTCAATCTTTTGAAATAAAGGCTTCACTAAAAAATtacatgatttttgtttttctgacaATTATGGTTACGTAGcagttttgtaattttaaatttattattatactaaaGCATTATACATCTTTTAGCATTTATACGAAACATtttgagatttttctttttatttgcttGTTGTATTTATTGATTTGGTATGATTATCATTCAGAATTAACATGACAATTTCAATTTGAACCCCAGTTTATTGCAATAGACTCTTGAAATAGGGCATggtcttttgaaactctttccATTCTCTTTATTCACCATAATGGATGTATTTGAACAAAGTATGTCAGAATGTCTGCATGAGCACCATTGCACCATATTGATGTTGTCTTTAACATGGAAATTTCAGCTTATTTGCACCGTAACTCCAGCATCCAGTAATATGGAAGAAACTCATAATACCTTGAAGTTTGCTAGCAGGGCAAAGAGAGTAGAGATATATGCCTCACGTAATAAGGTCCGGTTCATTTTTTTGTGTTCTCTGAACATCTATTAATTAGCCACATAACAGTCTGGCTATTATTCATAAAAGGATCTAGGTGACTATTATCATGTCGGTGAGGTTTCTGATtgattattgaatattttgttaaaacagATTATTGACGAAAAATCTCTAATTAAGAAATACCAGAGAGAAATTTCTGTCCTTAAACATGAACTTGATCAGCTTAAGAAGGGAATGCAACTTGGTGTTAATCACGAGGAGATCATGAGCTTAAAACAAAAGGTTTTTAGCTTCCCctaaattgtttagttttacATTTCTTACTCGGGTTTTTTGTATTTGTGCTCGAGATCTGATTCTTATTTGGTACAATTGACATGAGTAGTTGGAAGAAGGTCAAGTTAAAATGCAGTCAAGAttggaagaagaggaagaagcgAAGGTTGCTCTTATGAGTCGGATCCAGAAGCTAACAAAGCTCATTCTGGTTTCATCAAAGAATGCAATTCCGGGATATGTAACTGAAGCTACCAGTCACCATCAGAGTCACTCTGTTGGTGAGGATGATGTGAGTTCTTCCTTCAATCGGTGTGAAATGTGTTTGActgctttttaaaataataaccatTCTAAAAGTGCAAGTACTTTAAGCTCCTAGTTTGATGTAATGCAATATTTTTGTGCAGATTGAGTTTCTCATTCTAAATATGGCCACCTCGTGATCGTGTAGTTCCTTTTAGGCTTAGTTAATTCTTTGCATCTACGGGTGGATATAAGTTGGGGTTGAATGTTTTAGCGTGACTTAGTTCTGAAATTTAGGACACAATCTGTTTAAACGATCtttgaattaaatatacttttatgaaaaaatcGAGCCTGGCTTTATCGTAGGACTTACTTTACCTGAGCCTGCCTGATAGAGGCTAGGCCATTGGCCTCCACAAGCAGTTTTGGCCAATTTTCATCCCCACTCCCAATATATTGaagtgtaaatatttttaatgaattggTCAAGTATTTTATCCTTGCTACCGTTTTcttggaaaaaataaataaatttaacccTTGGTAAATCTAGCATAAGCTTTGCCCATATTTCAAGCACAAATGGCGTTCTCGTGAGGGGTATGCGATATTCAAGCCTCTACTTCTTTACGCTTTCAGGCTGAGTTGGTTATTGACttcttaattatatgaattaaagtATTTGCTATTATCAGAAAGATATCTTCCTTCCATATAAATCTAGCttattcctttttcttccaGAATTATGATGCCCTACGTGATGGATCACTTTTGATTGAAAGTGAGAGTCAAAAAGATGTTTCCACTGTGTCATCTGATCTGTCTCATGATGTTAGACATATGAGATCGTCAAGTAGGCGGAATGAAGAACTCTCCCCAACTAGCAGTATCATCACTGAACCAATACGACTACCAGCGGTAGATTCACGTTCCCATTCCCCCTCAACAATCTGTTTGCTTGTCTCATTCCATGATCTGCATATTAAATGCCTCATCTGCGTAAATGTGTCATAGTCCTGGGTAAAATAATGCATAGTGAAGTTGTTAGAGGGCCTATCTAAATTTCAAAAGCTAGTGAAAACCTCAAACTCATCCGATGCCGTCATCGTGGGGTTCCCTTGTGACTTGTGATCGATTTctatatgtgtgtttgtgtgtctatatatatatatatatatatatatatatatatatatatatatatatatatatatatatatatatatatatatatatttatttatttttatatgtaaatacTGATACAATATCCTTTGCTGCGATGTTTCTAAAAAGTATTGCCTTTTTGATTACTTATTTTACCTCACTGtattttcattcttcaaaaGTGTTGGCTTTTTAATATACCTTATTAAATCTCCTTTCTAACTGCATATTAAATTGTAGGGAGGGATGACAATGTCCGATGAGATGGATCTTCTTGTCGAGCAAGTCAAAATGCTTGCTGGAGATATCGCTTTCAGTACCAGCACTCTGAAACGCTTAATGGAGCAGTCTGTAAATGATCCTGAAAGCTCCAAAATACAGGTATCCTGCGAACCTTTCGAACATATTGGTAGATGCGGAGCAGAACTAATAAAGTATTTgcgataatttaatttttccgTAAGAACAAGGAATTCAGAGTAGTGGCGGATGTACTAAAATATGACTTGGAAATCATGCGTGTGTACCTCGTGCTCTACGTTGTTCATGGCAGCAAGAATTTAGCTCAGGAAGTTACCAAGCTTTCAGTGCAGAACGCAATGGTGGAATTTAGCTCAGGAATTTAGCAAGAATTTCACTCCTTCCttctcaaattttttatttactacttcaaaaaaaaaaacttttactattttcaaatttatctttattaaaattttgtagcACGCTTATTTCATATATTGTGTGCAATGTcgaaaattatgataaaataaattttcttttctttttgtgcaATTAAAAAAGTACTTATAATATATCCCATAAGTATGAATCTACAAGTATTACGTAATTACACCTGAAAACACTGACTGTACATGTTTCTATAAACATATGTACGCACATTTTTTAAGTGACCTCGACGCTCCATGTTACAACAAGTTCTGTACCTAACTCTAATTGATATGACACTTCGCAGATTTAAGTTTTTTGGTAGAAACCCTTTATATGAAATCtgtgaatttctttttacaGATTGAGAACTTAGAGCAAGAGATCCAAGCAAAAAGGAAGCAAATGAGCATTTTAGAGCAAAGAATAATTGAGAGTGGTGAATCTTCCGTAGCTAACTCATCTCTGATTGAAATGCAGCAGGTGGCTATTTTGATATTGAAATTCTTTGCTATTCTAACATCTGGAAAGTTATATTTCTATAAATGCTTCAGTAAAGGtaatttttgatttttgatttctTTGGTGTTTTGTTACAGACAATCTCAAGATTAATGACGCAGTGTGATGAAAAGGCCTTTGAGCTAGAGGTATGTCTATTATTCATCACTAGTCATCAATTTATTTCCATTACGTTTGTACCCTCTGATATTTTCCAGCTAATTTCTTTGATATAATATGGATTATAATTCATGAATTATCTAGTCAATGTTTATTAGCTTAcaataatttagaatttttaatatatctctATAGATAAAATCGGCAGACAACCGTGTCCTTCAAGAACAGTTAGATAATAAGGTACGAgtttatctttttgtttgttttcttcatcctttaagTTAAAGATGCAATGGAAACCGCTTATTGCTGGGAGAATGTTAACACCccttcttttgttattttgttgacAGTGTTCTGAAAATAGAGAATTGCAGGAAAAGGTGAAGCTGCTAGAACAGCAACTTGCAGCAGTCCCAATTGGTACCTCGTTAATGCTTGCTGATCAGTGTACATTTGGAGAACACATTGATGAGCTGAAAAGGAAAATACAATTCCAGGTAACTATTAATGCATTCTTTTGAAACCTCATGGTTAAGAGGATTATGTGCTTTATAAATCCTTTAcatttggtttttgtttttccctTGGTTATTGCTTCCCTACTTCTCTTCGTACTTCCTCTGTCTTCAGTCTGTTAGTTACAAGTTCTAAAATGaagtattataatttaaaaccaaTTTTAAGGATTCTGTGGAAACTTGATATTTGAAGTTACTAGAGTTAGcaatgatttagttttttttgtcCAATTTGCAGTTTTGCTTTGATTGAATTGCCTGACATATTTATTCACTATTCAGGAGATTGAAAACGAAAAGCTGAAGCTCGAACAGGTTCAATTATCAGAAGAGAACAGCGGGTTGCATGTTCAGAATCAGAAACTCTCTGAAGAGGCTTCTTATGCCAAAGAACTGGCTTCTGCTGCTGCTGTGGAGTTGAAAAATTTAGCTGGGGAAGTTACCAAACTTTCATTGCAGAACGCAAAATTGGAAAAGGAATTGATTGCTGCACGAGACCAGGCTAACACTCGAAATTCTGTTGTACAAACAGTTAATGGTGTTGGCCGCAAATACAATGATGCTAGATCTGGGAGGAAGGGGAGAATTTCTGGCCGTGCTAATGAAAATTTCGGAGTTGGTATGGATGAGTTTGAGTCATGGAATCTTGACGCTAATGATCTGAGGATGGAACTGCAAGCTAGGAGACAGCGAGAGGCAGCTCTTGAGGCTGCATTATCTGAGAAGGAATTTCTGGAAGACGAATACAGGAAAAAGGTTGAAGAGGCCAAAAAAAGAGAAGCCTCGCTGGAGAATGATTTAGCAAATATGTGGGTTCTTGT comes from the Vigna radiata var. radiata cultivar VC1973A chromosome 2, Vradiata_ver6, whole genome shotgun sequence genome and includes:
- the LOC106756289 gene encoding kinesin-like protein KIN-7D, mitochondrial isoform X1, with protein sequence MASSSRARSSSPFSHRKPSTPHSSSSSTSSVTNGRVMPRSCSSSTSSFYNSGGGGGPSMTPSRGRSDSIGYGYGNPSPVEFGMEDEVIMEPVDPSRSRDSISVTIRFRPLSEREYHRGDEIAWYADGDKIVRNEYNPATAYAFDRVFGPHTNSDEVYEVAAKPVVKSAMDGVNGTVFAYGVTSSGKTHTMHGDQNCPGIIPLAIKDVFSIIQDTPGREFLLRVSYLEIYNEVINDLLDPTGQNLRVREDAQGTYVEGIKEEVVLSPGHALSFIAAGEEHRHVGSNNFNLFSSRSHTIFTLMIESSAHGEDYDGVVFSQLNLIDLAGSESSKTETTGLRRKEGSYINKSLLTLGTVIGKLSEGKASHVPYRDSKLTRLLQSSLSGHGHVSLICTVTPASSNMEETHNTLKFASRAKRVEIYASRNKIIDEKSLIKKYQREISVLKHELDQLKKGMQLGVNHEEIMSLKQKLEEGQVKMQSRLEEEEEAKVALMSRIQKLTKLILVSSKNAIPGYVTEATSHHQSHSVGEDDNYDALRDGSLLIESESQKDVSTVSSDLSHDVRHMRSSSRRNEELSPTSSIITEPIRLPAGGMTMSDEMDLLVEQVKMLAGDIAFSTSTLKRLMEQSVNDPESSKIQIENLEQEIQAKRKQMSILEQRIIESGESSVANSSLIEMQQTISRLMTQCDEKAFELEIKSADNRVLQEQLDNKCSENRELQEKVKLLEQQLAAVPIGTSLMLADQCTFGEHIDELKRKIQFQEIENEKLKLEQVQLSEENSGLHVQNQKLSEEASYAKELASAAAVELKNLAGEVTKLSLQNAKLEKELIAARDQANTRNSVVQTVNGVGRKYNDARSGRKGRISGRANENFGVGMDEFESWNLDANDLRMELQARRQREAALEAALSEKEFLEDEYRKKVEEAKKREASLENDLANMWVLVAKLKKEGNATPESNNDTKKCDEDVQVDDLKTNDIESSIVPKEQVLDISIQENEITNEDPLVVRLKARMQEMREKEFRHLGNGDTNSHVCKVCFESSTAAILLPCRHFCLCKSCSLACSECPICRTNIADRLFAFTS
- the LOC106756289 gene encoding kinesin-like protein KIN-7D, mitochondrial isoform X2, giving the protein MINIAGTVFAYGVTSSGKTHTMHGDQNCPGIIPLAIKDVFSIIQDTPGREFLLRVSYLEIYNEVINDLLDPTGQNLRVREDAQGTYVEGIKEEVVLSPGHALSFIAAGEEHRHVGSNNFNLFSSRSHTIFTLMIESSAHGEDYDGVVFSQLNLIDLAGSESSKTETTGLRRKEGSYINKSLLTLGTVIGKLSEGKASHVPYRDSKLTRLLQSSLSGHGHVSLICTVTPASSNMEETHNTLKFASRAKRVEIYASRNKIIDEKSLIKKYQREISVLKHELDQLKKGMQLGVNHEEIMSLKQKLEEGQVKMQSRLEEEEEAKVALMSRIQKLTKLILVSSKNAIPGYVTEATSHHQSHSVGEDDNYDALRDGSLLIESESQKDVSTVSSDLSHDVRHMRSSSRRNEELSPTSSIITEPIRLPAGGMTMSDEMDLLVEQVKMLAGDIAFSTSTLKRLMEQSVNDPESSKIQIENLEQEIQAKRKQMSILEQRIIESGESSVANSSLIEMQQTISRLMTQCDEKAFELEIKSADNRVLQEQLDNKCSENRELQEKVKLLEQQLAAVPIGTSLMLADQCTFGEHIDELKRKIQFQEIENEKLKLEQVQLSEENSGLHVQNQKLSEEASYAKELASAAAVELKNLAGEVTKLSLQNAKLEKELIAARDQANTRNSVVQTVNGVGRKYNDARSGRKGRISGRANENFGVGMDEFESWNLDANDLRMELQARRQREAALEAALSEKEFLEDEYRKKVEEAKKREASLENDLANMWVLVAKLKKEGNATPESNNDTKKCDEDVQVDDLKTNDIESSIVPKEQVLDISIQENEITNEDPLVVRLKARMQEMREKEFRHLGNGDTNSHVCKVCFESSTAAILLPCRHFCLCKSCSLACSECPICRTNIADRLFAFTS